Proteins encoded in a region of the Deltaproteobacteria bacterium genome:
- a CDS encoding phosphotransferase, whose translation MARQETNAAPPGDAHKQLANLVCQHYDLGQICRLERIDLGYINVSYTLVMNKDGAVKQYLLRRYRTGTSESRIKFEHALLAELEARGFSLAPSLIPTRQGSTYVKTTSLLRGLHKDYVAIFSYLPGEDRYSWHRPFCTAVELKEAARVLALYHNTITGWQGIAEWQGPRIIDKIPWLPEKWQRQAQQAANSSFDRLFLREADFLSTILTNPRYIPQRSIYDDLPHLAIHGDYHPGNLKFSGRAITGLFDFDWAEMDARCFDVGLALMYFCCSWELNSNGDLLVDKIQTFMQSYQESAQDIGQLGPLSIAELQHLPKMIFAADAHIIDWTINDYYHFRSDPDQCPLYFQHGVNLLKWLERNWTALSLLSRDL comes from the coding sequence ATGGCCCGTCAAGAAACAAATGCAGCACCTCCGGGAGATGCCCACAAACAGCTGGCAAACCTGGTATGTCAACACTATGATCTTGGCCAGATTTGCCGCCTGGAGCGCATTGATCTGGGCTACATCAATGTGAGCTATACTCTGGTTATGAACAAAGACGGCGCTGTGAAGCAATATCTCCTGCGCCGCTACCGAACAGGAACATCTGAAAGCAGAATCAAATTCGAGCATGCCTTGCTGGCAGAACTCGAGGCACGAGGCTTCAGCCTTGCTCCCAGCTTGATACCAACGAGACAAGGCAGCACTTATGTAAAGACAACCAGCCTCTTGAGAGGGCTTCATAAAGATTATGTGGCTATTTTCAGCTATCTGCCTGGAGAAGACCGTTACAGTTGGCACAGGCCATTTTGCACTGCTGTGGAATTGAAAGAAGCTGCCCGAGTACTGGCACTCTACCACAACACTATCACCGGCTGGCAGGGAATTGCCGAATGGCAGGGGCCGAGAATCATAGACAAGATTCCCTGGCTGCCGGAGAAATGGCAAAGGCAGGCTCAGCAAGCAGCAAACTCATCCTTTGATCGTCTTTTTTTGAGAGAAGCGGATTTTCTCAGTACCATATTGACCAATCCAAGATATATTCCCCAAAGAAGTATCTATGACGATCTGCCGCATCTTGCCATTCACGGCGATTACCATCCCGGCAATCTCAAGTTTTCTGGCAGGGCAATAACAGGACTTTTCGACTTTGACTGGGCAGAAATGGATGCCAGGTGTTTTGATGTGGGACTCGCCCTCATGTATTTCTGCTGTTCCTGGGAGCTCAACTCGAATGGAGATCTCCTTGTGGATAAAATCCAGACATTCATGCAGTCCTATCAAGAAAGTGCCCAAGATATTGGCCAACTCGGCCCCCTCTCTATTGCTGAACTACAGCACCTTCCGAAAATGATCTTTGCCGCTGATGCCCACATTATCGACTGGACAATAAACGACTACTACCATTTCAGGTCAGATCCTGACCAGTGTCCTCTCTACTTTCAGCATGGGGTGAATTTGCTGAAGTGGCTCGAGAGAAATTGGACAGCATTGAGCCTTCTAAGTCGAGACCTGTAG